In the genome of Tropicibacter oceani, one region contains:
- a CDS encoding peptidoglycan DD-metalloendopeptidase family protein, with product MSIARFPRITSALALSTALAACSGPIDLDLRGKMGSGFDTAQAAQNASPANRPSPDDRGILSYPNYQVAVARRGDTVADVAARVGLPADELARYNGVRTTDPLRRGEIIALPRRVAEPSPATGADTTGPIRPAAQVDVTTLAGNAIERAASTTPAASGGATGVEPVRHQVARGETAFTIARLYNVSPRSLGEWNGLDEQFSVREGQFLLIPVNRDAAPVVETAAVTQPGAGSPTPQPPSASKPLPTEVPAAATKPEPAKEPVADIGQSTSKPASNAAMTMPVAGSIIRDYAKGRNEGIDIAASAGTPVKAAASGQVASISTTAEGVKFLLVRHPDDVITVYTHLDDITVQKGDAVSRGQVVGKVRAGDPAFLHFEVRKGFESTDPMAYLQ from the coding sequence ATGAGTATCGCCCGCTTTCCCCGTATCACCTCGGCCCTGGCGCTGAGCACCGCCCTGGCCGCCTGTTCCGGTCCGATCGACCTGGATCTGCGGGGCAAGATGGGAAGCGGCTTTGACACGGCGCAGGCGGCGCAAAACGCCTCACCCGCGAACCGGCCCAGCCCGGATGATCGCGGCATCCTGTCCTATCCCAACTACCAAGTCGCCGTGGCGCGGCGCGGCGATACCGTCGCGGATGTGGCCGCCCGGGTCGGCCTGCCCGCTGACGAGCTGGCGCGTTACAACGGCGTGCGCACAACCGATCCGCTGCGCCGCGGCGAGATCATCGCCCTGCCGCGCCGCGTTGCCGAACCTTCGCCCGCCACCGGCGCCGACACCACCGGCCCGATCCGGCCCGCCGCACAGGTCGATGTGACCACGCTGGCCGGGAATGCGATCGAGCGCGCCGCCTCGACCACGCCGGCGGCCTCGGGCGGGGCGACGGGGGTCGAACCCGTCCGCCACCAGGTGGCGCGCGGCGAAACCGCCTTTACCATTGCGCGGCTTTACAATGTCTCGCCCCGCTCGCTGGGCGAATGGAACGGGCTGGATGAACAATTCTCGGTCCGCGAGGGGCAGTTCCTGCTGATCCCGGTGAACCGCGATGCCGCGCCCGTGGTGGAAACCGCCGCCGTGACCCAGCCCGGCGCCGGATCGCCGACGCCGCAGCCGCCGTCCGCCTCCAAGCCGTTGCCGACAGAAGTGCCCGCCGCCGCAACCAAGCCCGAGCCCGCCAAGGAGCCCGTCGCCGATATCGGTCAGAGCACCAGCAAGCCGGCGTCGAATGCCGCGATGACCATGCCGGTGGCCGGCAGCATCATCCGCGACTATGCCAAGGGCCGCAACGAGGGCATCGACATCGCCGCCAGCGCCGGCACCCCGGTCAAGGCCGCGGCTTCGGGTCAGGTCGCCTCGATCAGCACCACCGCCGAAGGGGTCAAGTTCCTGCTGGTGCGTCATCCCGATGACGTCATCACCGTCTACACCCACCTTGACGACATCACCGTTCAAAAGGGCGATGCGGTCAGCCGGGGCCAGGTCGTGGGCAAGGTGCGCGCAGGCGATCCCGCCTTCCTGCACTTCGAAGTCCGCAAGGGTTTCGAAAGCACGGACCCGATGGCCTATCTGCAATAA
- a CDS encoding ATP-binding protein: protein MSPPPLSAPDFAAAEAFVWHVAPDRLVPVAVVNRVDLALLVGVERSRDTLLANTRQFARGLPANNALLWGARGTGKSSLVKAVHGTVADEGHDLKLIEIQREDLSSVSRLLTLLRGSPQRFVLFCDDLSFSHDDEHYKSLKAVLDGGVEGRPDNVVFYATSNRRHLMPRDMIENERSTSINPSEAVEEKVSLSDRFGLWLGFHPCTQDDYLAMIKGYCVAYGVTVDADEMHAEAIEWQATRGARSGRVAWQFFVDLAGRKGVALD, encoded by the coding sequence ATGTCTCCGCCGCCGCTGTCCGCCCCGGATTTCGCCGCGGCCGAGGCCTTTGTCTGGCACGTGGCGCCGGACCGGCTGGTGCCGGTGGCGGTGGTGAACCGGGTCGATCTGGCGCTGCTGGTCGGGGTGGAACGGTCGCGCGACACGCTGCTGGCCAACACCCGGCAGTTCGCGCGCGGGCTGCCTGCCAACAACGCCCTGCTGTGGGGCGCGCGCGGCACCGGAAAGTCCAGCCTTGTCAAGGCGGTGCATGGCACCGTCGCCGACGAAGGGCATGACCTGAAGCTGATCGAAATCCAGCGCGAGGACCTGTCGTCGGTGTCGCGTCTGCTGACCCTGCTGCGCGGGTCGCCGCAACGCTTTGTGCTGTTCTGCGATGACCTGTCGTTCAGCCATGACGACGAGCATTACAAAAGCCTCAAGGCGGTGCTGGATGGCGGCGTCGAAGGGCGGCCTGACAACGTGGTGTTCTATGCCACCTCGAACCGCCGTCACCTGATGCCCCGCGACATGATCGAAAACGAACGCTCGACCTCGATCAACCCGTCAGAGGCGGTCGAGGAAAAGGTATCGCTGTCGGATCGTTTCGGGCTGTGGCTGGGCTTCCACCCATGCACGCAGGACGATTACCTGGCGATGATCAAGGGCTATTGCGTGGCGTACGGCGTGACGGTCGATGCAGACGAAATGCACGCCGAGGCGATCGAATGGCAGGCCACGCGCGGCGCGCGGTCGGGCCGGGTGGCCTGGCAGTTCTTTGTCGACCTGGCGGGCCGCAAGGGCGTGGCGCTGGACTGA
- the tatC gene encoding twin-arginine translocase subunit TatC: MSSADDDLEDSSAPLIEHLAELRTRLIRCVLAFIVGIVLAFTVAEPIMQFLLGPIEETLRDLGDPSPTMQFTSPQEYLFTLFRISMVFGFALAFPVISFQLWRFVAPGLYKSEKGAFLPFLIASPFMFLLGASFAHFVVTPLAMAFFLGFADFSSIFANLLSRAGDATGAALPQGAAVVPETAEGIKITFFGKVNESLDITLKFIIAFGLCFQLPVLLTLMGKVGLVSSEGLGRVRKYAMVGILILAAVVTPPDVTTQLILFTVVYGLYEVSILLVRMVEKKREKDLREQGLWFEDDDEEDPLMKEFDEDDGK, from the coding sequence ATGAGCAGCGCCGACGACGACCTCGAAGACAGCTCGGCCCCGCTGATCGAGCATCTGGCAGAATTGCGCACGCGGCTCATTCGCTGCGTGCTGGCTTTTATCGTGGGCATTGTGCTGGCCTTTACGGTGGCCGAACCGATCATGCAGTTCCTGCTGGGCCCGATCGAGGAAACCCTGCGCGATCTGGGGGACCCGTCGCCGACGATGCAGTTCACGTCGCCGCAGGAATACCTGTTCACGCTGTTCCGGATCTCGATGGTCTTTGGCTTTGCGCTGGCCTTTCCGGTGATCTCGTTCCAGCTGTGGCGCTTTGTGGCGCCGGGGCTGTACAAATCGGAAAAGGGCGCCTTTCTGCCCTTTCTGATCGCTTCGCCCTTCATGTTCCTGCTGGGCGCCAGCTTTGCGCATTTCGTCGTCACGCCGCTGGCCATGGCCTTTTTCCTTGGCTTTGCGGATTTTTCGTCGATCTTTGCAAACCTCTTGTCACGGGCCGGTGACGCCACCGGCGCGGCGCTGCCGCAGGGCGCTGCCGTGGTCCCCGAAACCGCCGAGGGGATCAAGATCACCTTTTTCGGCAAGGTGAACGAAAGCCTTGATATCACGTTGAAGTTCATCATCGCCTTTGGCCTGTGCTTTCAGTTGCCGGTGCTTTTGACGCTGATGGGCAAGGTCGGGCTGGTCAGCTCGGAAGGGCTTGGCCGGGTGCGCAAATACGCGATGGTCGGCATCCTGATCCTGGCCGCGGTCGTGACGCCGCCGGATGTCACGACGCAGCTGATCCTGTTCACGGTTGTCTACGGCCTATACGAAGTCTCCATCCTTCTTGTGCGAATGGTCGAGAAGAAGCGCGAAAAAGACCTGCGCGAGCAGGGCCTCTGGTTCGAAGACGACGACGAGGAAGATCCGCTGATGAAAGAGTTCGACGAGGACGACGGCAAGTGA
- the tatB gene encoding Sec-independent protein translocase protein TatB, with protein MFDLGWTELLVIGIVALIVIGPKDLPVVFRNVGRFMGKARGMAREFSTAMNQAADEAGVKDLQKSLKTATNPVGSAMDGVKDAAKSMTDLNPDSETGKLSKERDAARKKIEANAARMAAERKAREAAEAVEKADALEASLKDDAAAGDDTPAADKGKA; from the coding sequence ATGTTTGATCTCGGCTGGACCGAGCTGCTGGTCATCGGGATCGTGGCGCTGATCGTGATCGGCCCCAAGGATCTTCCGGTGGTGTTCCGCAACGTGGGCCGCTTCATGGGCAAGGCCCGGGGCATGGCGCGCGAGTTTTCGACCGCGATGAACCAGGCCGCCGACGAGGCGGGCGTCAAGGATCTGCAGAAATCGCTGAAGACCGCCACCAACCCGGTGGGCAGCGCCATGGACGGTGTCAAGGATGCGGCCAAGTCGATGACCGACCTGAACCCGGACAGCGAAACCGGCAAGCTTTCCAAGGAACGCGACGCCGCGAGGAAAAAAATCGAGGCCAACGCCGCCCGCATGGCGGCCGAACGCAAGGCCCGCGAAGCCGCCGAGGCGGTAGAGAAGGCCGATGCGCTCGAGGCCTCGTTGAAGGATGATGCGGCCGCCGGGGATGACACCCCCGCCGCCGACAAGGGGAAAGCATGA
- a CDS encoding twin-arginine translocase TatA/TatE family subunit: MLNNIGLPGLLLIAVVVLVLFGRGKISSLMGEVGKGITAFKKGVDEGKQELEDAKAADAVDVTPEEEKKDKA, from the coding sequence ATGCTCAACAATATCGGCCTTCCGGGCCTTCTGCTGATTGCCGTCGTGGTGCTGGTCCTGTTCGGCCGCGGCAAGATTTCCAGCCTCATGGGTGAGGTTGGCAAGGGGATCACCGCGTTCAAGAAGGGCGTGGACGAGGGCAAGCAGGAGCTTGAGGACGCCAAGGCCGCCGATGCCGTGGACGTCACCCCCGAGGAAGAAAAAAAAGACAAGGCGTAA
- a CDS encoding helix-turn-helix transcriptional regulator, translating to MNRKDRLYALMERLRDGQLHTAEAMAQDLGVSVRTIYRDMEVLAASGVPVEGARGYGYTALAAVTLPPLNLTESELDALHIALAALGASRLDEHAAAARSLAAKIDAVLPADAGAPVAPFGFATDAFAEAARGFAHMPAIRAAIRARQKLRVTLASKAHDIRPLHLDYWGRVWTCVCWDETLGGFKRFALERIESLSPLPGLFVDEPGKRLADWQGTASG from the coding sequence ATGAATCGCAAGGACAGGCTTTACGCCCTGATGGAACGGCTGCGCGACGGCCAGCTGCACACCGCCGAGGCGATGGCCCAGGACCTTGGCGTCTCGGTCCGCACGATCTATCGCGATATGGAAGTGCTGGCCGCCTCCGGCGTTCCGGTCGAGGGCGCGCGCGGCTACGGCTATACCGCGCTGGCCGCCGTCACCCTGCCGCCGCTCAACCTGACGGAATCCGAACTGGACGCGCTGCATATCGCGCTGGCCGCGCTTGGCGCATCGCGCCTTGACGAACACGCCGCCGCCGCCCGCAGCCTTGCCGCCAAGATCGACGCGGTCCTGCCCGCCGACGCGGGTGCCCCGGTGGCGCCCTTCGGCTTTGCCACAGATGCCTTCGCCGAGGCCGCGCGCGGATTTGCCCACATGCCCGCGATCCGCGCCGCCATCCGCGCCCGGCAGAAACTGCGCGTCACGCTGGCAAGCAAAGCCCATGACATCCGCCCCCTGCACCTTGATTACTGGGGCCGTGTCTGGACCTGCGTGTGCTGGGACGAAACCCTGGGCGGCTTTAAGCGCTTTGCCCTCGAACGCATCGAATCCCTCAGCCCCCTGCCCGGCCTTTTCGTCGACGAACCCGGCAAACGCCTGGCCGACTGGCAGGGCACCGCGTCGGGCTGA
- a CDS encoding DUF2794 domain-containing protein, whose product MNSLTPFPGSATPQPVVMFHRTELTVILSLYGRMVAAGEWRDYGISSLRDLAVFAVFRRTAENPLYRIEKRPKLRGRQGEYAVVGMDGQVLKRGHDLKTVLRVLERKLIRSVD is encoded by the coding sequence ATGAACAGTCTTACACCTTTCCCCGGATCAGCGACGCCGCAACCGGTCGTCATGTTTCACCGCACGGAACTGACCGTCATCCTGTCGCTTTACGGGCGCATGGTGGCCGCGGGGGAATGGCGCGATTACGGCATCTCCAGCCTGCGCGACCTGGCCGTGTTCGCGGTGTTCCGGCGCACCGCCGAAAACCCGCTGTACCGAATCGAGAAGCGGCCCAAGCTGCGCGGCCGGCAGGGGGAATATGCGGTGGTCGGGATGGACGGTCAGGTGCTCAAGCGCGGGCATGACCTGAAGACGGTGCTGCGGGTGCTGGAGCGCAAGCTGATCCGATCGGTCGATTGA
- a CDS encoding phosphoserine transaminase — protein sequence MTTAHPATRPANPRFSSGPCAKIPTFELSKLADAPLGRSHRAKVGKEKLLAAIEQTRDILGIPADYKIGIVPASDTGAVEMAMWSMLGARKATMVAWESFGSGWVSDVVKQLKIDAEVREAGYGEIVDMATIDYNTDVVFTWNGTTSGVRMANGDAIPADREGLTICDATSAAFAMDLPWDKLDVTTFSWQKVMGGEAAHGMIVLSPRAVERLETYTPAWPLPKIFRMTKGGKLIDGIFKGETINTPSMLAVEDYLVALDWAKSIGGLPMLIERATTNAKILWDFCDRHDWLDNLAVDPATRSNTSVCLKFTDDRIKDGAAFAKAVAKKLEDYNAAYDIGAYRDAPAGLRIWCGATVEASDIEKLTLWLKWAFEAVMAEQTEAA from the coding sequence ATGACCACTGCACACCCGGCAACGCGGCCGGCAAACCCGCGTTTCTCCTCTGGCCCCTGCGCCAAGATCCCCACATTCGAACTGAGCAAGCTGGCCGATGCGCCGCTGGGCCGCTCGCACCGCGCGAAGGTCGGCAAGGAAAAGCTGCTTGCCGCGATCGAACAGACCCGCGACATCCTTGGCATTCCCGCCGACTACAAGATCGGCATCGTTCCCGCCTCCGACACCGGCGCGGTCGAAATGGCGATGTGGTCGATGCTGGGCGCCCGCAAGGCGACCATGGTCGCCTGGGAAAGCTTTGGCTCGGGCTGGGTGTCCGATGTCGTCAAACAGCTGAAGATCGACGCCGAGGTGCGCGAGGCTGGTTATGGCGAAATCGTCGACATGGCCACCATCGATTACAACACCGACGTCGTCTTTACCTGGAACGGCACCACCTCGGGCGTGCGCATGGCCAATGGCGATGCGATCCCGGCGGACCGCGAAGGCCTGACCATCTGCGACGCCACCAGCGCCGCCTTTGCCATGGACCTGCCCTGGGACAAACTGGATGTGACCACCTTCTCCTGGCAGAAGGTCATGGGCGGCGAAGCGGCCCACGGCATGATCGTCCTGTCGCCCCGCGCGGTTGAACGGCTGGAAACCTATACCCCCGCCTGGCCGCTGCCGAAAATCTTCCGCATGACCAAGGGCGGCAAGCTGATCGACGGAATCTTCAAGGGCGAGACGATCAACACCCCCTCGATGCTGGCGGTCGAGGATTACCTTGTCGCGCTGGACTGGGCCAAATCCATCGGCGGGCTGCCGATGCTGATCGAACGCGCCACGACCAACGCGAAAATCCTGTGGGATTTCTGCGACCGTCACGACTGGCTGGACAACCTCGCGGTTGATCCCGCCACGCGCTCGAACACCTCGGTCTGCCTCAAGTTCACCGATGACCGGATCAAGGACGGCGCCGCCTTTGCCAAGGCCGTGGCGAAAAAGCTCGAAGATTACAACGCCGCCTATGACATCGGCGCCTATCGCGATGCCCCCGCGGGCCTGCGGATCTGGTGCGGTGCCACGGTCGAAGCGTCGGATATCGAAAAGCTGACGCTCTGGCTCAAATGGGCCTTCGAAGCCGTGATGGCCGAGCAGACCGAAGCGGCCTGA
- the serA gene encoding phosphoglycerate dehydrogenase — MTAPKVLISDSLSDAAVQIFRDRGIDVDFMPELGKDKEKLAEIIGNYDGLAIRSATKVTPSILEHAKKLKVVGRAGIGTDNVDKEAASKAGVIVMNTPFGNMITTAEHAIAMMFAVARQIPEASASTHAGKWEKSKFMGVELTGKTLGVIGAGNIGGIVCDRARGLKMKVVAYDPFLSEEKAEKMQVEKVDLETLLKRADFITLHVPLTDQTRNILSRENLEKTKKGVRIINCARGGLVDEQALADLLTSGHVAGAAFDVFAEEPAKDNPLFGLPNVVCTPHLGASTSEAQENVALQVAEQMSNYLLTGAVENALNMPSVTAEEAKIMGPWIKLADHLGSFIGQMTDDEPIKAINILYDGYASEMNLEALNCSLIAGIMKSINPDVNMVSAPTIAKERGIKVSTTNQEQSGAFEGYIKVTVVTPKRERSIAGTVFSDGKPRFIQIKGINIDAEVGRHMLYTTNEDVPGIIGALGKTMGDMGVNIANFTLGRAAARGEAIALLYVDEPVPAEARAKLAETGLFKQIKPLQFDVV, encoded by the coding sequence ATGACCGCACCCAAAGTTCTCATCTCCGACAGCCTTTCCGACGCCGCCGTCCAGATTTTCCGCGATCGCGGGATCGACGTCGATTTCATGCCCGAACTGGGCAAGGACAAGGAAAAGCTGGCTGAAATCATCGGCAACTATGACGGCCTTGCCATCCGTTCTGCCACCAAGGTGACCCCGTCGATCCTCGAGCATGCCAAAAAGCTCAAGGTTGTCGGCCGCGCCGGCATCGGCACCGACAACGTCGACAAGGAAGCCGCCTCCAAGGCCGGTGTGATCGTCATGAACACGCCCTTTGGCAACATGATCACCACCGCCGAACATGCCATCGCCATGATGTTCGCCGTCGCCCGCCAGATCCCCGAGGCATCGGCCTCGACCCACGCGGGCAAGTGGGAAAAGTCCAAGTTCATGGGCGTCGAGCTGACCGGCAAGACCCTGGGCGTCATCGGCGCGGGCAACATCGGCGGCATCGTCTGTGATCGTGCGCGCGGCCTGAAGATGAAGGTCGTGGCCTATGACCCCTTCCTGTCGGAAGAGAAGGCCGAAAAGATGCAGGTCGAAAAGGTCGATCTGGAAACCCTTCTCAAGCGCGCCGATTTCATCACTCTGCATGTGCCGCTGACTGACCAGACCCGCAACATCCTGAGCCGTGAAAACCTGGAAAAGACCAAGAAAGGCGTGCGCATCATCAACTGTGCGCGCGGCGGCCTGGTCGACGAACAGGCGCTGGCCGATCTGCTGACCTCGGGCCACGTGGCCGGCGCGGCGTTCGACGTCTTTGCCGAAGAGCCCGCCAAGGACAACCCGCTGTTCGGTCTGCCCAACGTGGTCTGCACCCCGCACCTGGGCGCCTCGACCTCGGAAGCGCAGGAAAACGTCGCCCTTCAGGTGGCCGAACAGATGTCCAACTACCTGCTGACCGGCGCGGTTGAAAACGCGCTGAACATGCCGTCGGTCACCGCCGAAGAGGCCAAGATCATGGGTCCCTGGATCAAGCTGGCCGACCACCTTGGCAGCTTCATCGGCCAGATGACCGATGATGAGCCGATCAAGGCGATCAATATCCTGTATGATGGCTATGCCTCGGAAATGAACCTGGAGGCGTTGAACTGTTCGCTGATCGCGGGGATCATGAAGTCGATCAACCCCGATGTGAACATGGTTTCGGCCCCCACCATCGCCAAGGAACGCGGCATCAAGGTGTCGACCACCAACCAGGAACAGTCGGGCGCCTTCGAAGGTTATATCAAGGTGACGGTCGTCACGCCCAAGCGCGAACGCTCGATCGCCGGGACGGTCTTCTCGGATGGCAAGCCGCGCTTTATCCAGATCAAGGGCATCAACATCGACGCCGAGGTCGGCCGTCACATGCTGTATACCACCAACGAAGACGTGCCGGGCATCATCGGCGCATTGGGCAAGACCATGGGTGACATGGGCGTGAACATCGCCAACTTTACCCTGGGCCGTGCCGCCGCCCGCGGCGAGGCGATTGCCCTGCTTTACGTCGACGAACCCGTGCCCGCCGAGGCACGCGCCAAGCTGGCGGAAACAGGTCTGTTCAAGCAGATCAAGCCGCTGCAGTTCGACGTCGTCTGA
- a CDS encoding metallophosphoesterase: MSSLYAIGDIHGQLGMLEDQLAQIDKDSGGDARIVFLGDYVDRGADSKAVIDLFLQARAEGRDWTFIKGNHDRMFQRFIETGQSDDERILSGKLWLHERLGGVDTLNSYLDTAETLRALGAQTTDLTAFGIEQMPKDLLHAFLAALTKAIPQAHRDFLRDLSLSHTERDKFFVHAGVRPGLPLHQQEEDDMLWIREEFLHDDRHHGALVVHGHTPVDAPELRANRLNLDTGAGYGRPLSVAVFEDDDIFHLTPMGRARL, translated from the coding sequence ATGTCCTCGCTTTACGCCATCGGCGACATTCACGGCCAACTTGGCATGCTCGAAGACCAGCTTGCGCAGATCGACAAGGACAGCGGCGGCGATGCGCGCATCGTCTTTCTGGGGGATTACGTTGACCGGGGGGCGGACTCCAAGGCGGTGATCGACCTGTTCCTGCAGGCCCGCGCCGAAGGCCGCGACTGGACCTTCATCAAGGGCAACCACGACCGCATGTTCCAGCGTTTCATCGAAACCGGGCAAAGCGACGATGAACGCATCCTGTCGGGCAAGCTGTGGCTGCACGAACGCCTGGGCGGGGTCGACACGCTGAATTCCTATCTTGATACGGCGGAAACGCTGCGCGCCCTTGGCGCACAGACCACCGACCTGACCGCCTTTGGCATCGAACAGATGCCCAAGGACCTGCTGCACGCCTTCCTTGCGGCGCTGACCAAGGCCATCCCGCAGGCCCATCGCGATTTTCTGCGCGACCTGTCGCTAAGCCATACCGAAAGGGACAAATTCTTTGTCCATGCCGGCGTGCGCCCCGGCCTGCCCCTGCACCAGCAGGAAGAGGACGACATGCTGTGGATCCGCGAGGAATTCCTGCACGACGACCGTCATCACGGCGCGCTGGTCGTGCATGGCCATACGCCGGTCGACGCGCCCGAGTTGCGCGCCAACCGGCTGAACCTTGATACCGGCGCGGGCTATGGCCGCCCGCTCAGCGTCGCGGTCTTTGAAGACGACGACATCTTTCACCTGACCCCGATGGGCCGCGCGCGTCTATGA
- a CDS encoding SulP family inorganic anion transporter, protein MKMPRPTASSFTRYLPILTWAKDYNRHTATNDAVAAVIVTIMLIPQSLAYALLAGLPAEMGLYASILPLIAYAIFGTSRALAVGPVAVVSLMTAAAIANLGLSDPVQIAIAAGTLAFISGAILLVLGVLRLGFLANFLSHPVIAGFITASGVLIAASQLKHIFGIDMHGHTLIELTRTMIEHQSDTNVITLFIGILAVAFLFWVRKGLKPLLLGLGLKPRMAEILAKAGPVGAVIVTTLATFLFGLNDKGVKIVGEVPMGLPPLTAPSFSPELWNQLFISALLISIIGFVESVSVAQTLAAKRRQRIDPDQELIGLGASNISTAMSGGFPVTGGFSRSVVNFDAGAETPAAGAFTAVGIAIATLLLTPLLYFLPNATLAATIIVAVLSLVDFSILPKAWKYSKVDFAAVAATIFLTLTFGVEAGVSAGVVLSIGLHLYKTSRPHVAEVGLVPGTQHFRNINRHHVETQDEIVTLRVDESLYFANARFLEDYVLKRVTCDEPLEHVILMFPAVNEVDFSALETLEELNRRLDEMGIKMHLSEVKGPVMDRLQRSHFLDQLTGQVFLSQYDAWQTLRKQPLRAAS, encoded by the coding sequence ATGAAAATGCCCCGGCCTACGGCCTCGAGCTTTACCCGTTACCTGCCCATCCTGACATGGGCCAAGGACTACAACCGCCACACCGCCACCAATGACGCCGTGGCGGCGGTGATCGTGACGATCATGCTGATCCCGCAATCGCTGGCCTATGCGCTTTTGGCGGGGCTGCCGGCGGAAATGGGGCTCTATGCCTCGATCCTGCCGCTGATCGCCTATGCGATCTTTGGTACCAGCCGCGCGCTGGCGGTGGGTCCGGTGGCTGTGGTGTCCTTGATGACAGCGGCGGCGATTGCCAACCTGGGCCTGTCGGACCCGGTGCAGATCGCCATCGCGGCGGGCACGCTGGCCTTCATCTCGGGGGCAATTTTGCTGGTGCTGGGGGTTTTGCGCCTTGGCTTTCTGGCGAACTTTCTCAGCCATCCGGTGATCGCGGGTTTCATCACCGCCTCGGGCGTATTGATCGCGGCCAGCCAGCTCAAGCATATCTTTGGCATCGACATGCACGGTCACACGCTGATCGAACTGACCCGCACCATGATCGAGCATCAGTCCGATACCAACGTCATCACCCTGTTCATCGGCATTCTGGCTGTCGCCTTCCTGTTCTGGGTGCGCAAGGGGCTGAAACCCTTGTTGCTGGGCCTGGGGCTGAAACCGCGCATGGCGGAAATCCTGGCCAAGGCCGGGCCGGTGGGCGCGGTGATCGTCACCACGCTGGCCACCTTCCTGTTCGGTCTGAATGACAAGGGCGTCAAGATCGTCGGCGAGGTGCCCATGGGCCTGCCACCGCTGACCGCGCCCAGCTTTTCGCCCGAGCTGTGGAACCAGCTCTTCATCTCGGCGCTGTTGATTTCGATCATCGGCTTTGTCGAATCCGTGTCGGTGGCCCAGACCCTGGCCGCCAAGCGCCGCCAGCGCATCGACCCGGATCAGGAATTGATCGGGCTTGGCGCGTCGAACATTTCGACGGCCATGTCGGGCGGTTTCCCGGTGACGGGGGGCTTTTCCCGCTCGGTCGTGAACTTTGACGCGGGCGCCGAAACCCCGGCGGCGGGCGCCTTTACCGCCGTGGGCATCGCCATCGCGACGCTGCTTTTGACGCCGCTGCTGTATTTCCTGCCCAATGCCACGCTGGCCGCGACGATCATCGTGGCGGTGCTGAGCTTGGTCGATTTTTCGATCCTGCCCAAGGCGTGGAAATATTCCAAGGTTGATTTCGCCGCCGTCGCCGCGACGATTTTCCTGACGCTGACCTTCGGGGTCGAGGCGGGTGTTTCCGCCGGTGTGGTCCTGTCGATCGGGTTGCACCTGTACAAGACATCGCGCCCGCATGTGGCCGAGGTCGGGCTGGTGCCCGGCACCCAGCATTTCCGCAACATCAACCGCCATCACGTGGAAACGCAGGACGAAATCGTCACCCTGCGCGTCGACGAAAGCCTGTATTTCGCCAATGCGCGGTTCCTTGAGGATTACGTGCTGAAACGGGTCACCTGCGACGAGCCGCTGGAACATGTAATCTTGATGTTCCCCGCCGTGAACGAGGTCGATTTCAGCGCGCTGGAAACGCTGGAAGAGTTGAACCGCCGTCTGGACGAGATGGGCATCAAGATGCACCTGTCCGAGGTCAAGGGCCCGGTCATGGACCGGCTGCAACGCTCGCACTTTCTGGACCAGCTGACCGGGCAGGTGTTCCTGTCGCAGTATGATGCCTGGCAGACGCTGCGCAAACAGCCCCTGCGCGCGGCGTCATAG